The Cicer arietinum cultivar CDC Frontier isolate Library 1 chromosome 1, Cicar.CDCFrontier_v2.0, whole genome shotgun sequence genome contains the following window.
gtcaaaatcaattatacTCGAAAACAttcaaacatatcaaaaacaattATACACCACTAGAATCAATTTTCATTCATCCAAAAGTGAAATCAAACATACTAATAACATTAGACTGCTACTCAGCAATATTAAGGATCTCAACAAGATCATAACAGTAATTTAAAACCATTGATTAAGACATTGAAATTTAATAGCTGTGTTTTATAAAACTAATAGACCCTTTTGATTTAAAATGATGTTATAGTCAGTACTACCAACAAAGAACAAATTTtgatattcaaaaaaaaaaaaaaaaattaatttttaagagaaaaaaaaggtaCTAACATTTCTTCTTCTACTGCGCGAACCACCAGTTGATCCGTGTTGAGTGACACCAGAAAGAAGATCCAAACTTTCCTTAGCTTGTTGATTAGCAGTACCCAAATCATGAGCTTGAATACTAGAACCAGACATAGGACCATCTTGCCAAAGATGAACAAAAGAAGTTGTCCCTTTTGAAAGATTAATCGTAGCATAAATTGTAATCTCACCATTCTGATGTGTAGCAGTTAATCTCGAATGAGTAAAACTAATATTACTCTGTGTCAATTGAGTACTGTAACCAGAAATTGATGAAGTATAAACTTTTGGAACACCACTAGATTGTGGAATAGCAACCAAAGCTTGTGCTCCAACCATGGATTGTGAAAGATCACTTTTTGGGTTAATAGCCCAAGCGACCCATTTGTTTGTTGATGTGATTCCTGTGTGTCTGAATGCTATGTCTAGTTTTCCTGATGTTTGGTCGTAGGTCCAGTGAAGGTACGAGGTAAGTTGTGGTAGATCCCGACATGAACTGAATACCTCGTTGTTTGTGAAGGTTTGTTTTTGACATGTTTGTTGTTGTGCTAAGGTTTTTGTTACAAACATAAAACTtattaaaattgagataaaCATAAACTTGTGAACTACCATGTTGTTGTTGATATTGTGTTCGTTGTTTCTGTTTCTGT
Protein-coding sequences here:
- the LOC101496998 gene encoding cytochrome b561 and DOMON domain-containing protein At4g17280-like, with translation MVVHKFMFISILISFMFVTKTLAQQQTCQKQTFTNNEVFSSCRDLPQLTSYLHWTYDQTSGKLDIAFRHTGITSTNKWVAWAINPKSDLSQSMVGAQALVAIPQSSGVPKVYTSSISGYSTQLTQSNISFTHSRLTATHQNGEITIYATINLSKGTTSFVHLWQDGPMSGSSIQAHDLGTANQQAKESLDLLSGVTQHGSTGGSRSRRRNTHGVLNAVSWGILMPLGAIIARYLKVFKSADPAWFYLHVTCQTAAYIVGVAGWGTGLKLGSDSPGVTYSTHRTLGIVLFCLGTLQVFALLLRPNKDHKTRFYWNLYHWGIGYATIIISIVNIFKGFSALEVSAGDRYDNWKHAYIGIIAALGGIAVFLEAYTWIIVIKRKKSENKFSQGVNGTNGVNGYGSRPQQV